CCGCAGGCCGGCGAGCTGTTCGCCTACCTCGTCACCGCGGTCAGCCCGGACGGCGAGGAGACTTCGCCGGGCGAGCCGGAGTCCGCGCGCCAGCTCCTGCCCGATCCCTGCCCGTGACGCTCGCGGGATCTCCGCGCGTCAGTGAAGGGAGTGCGGCATCGAGAAGGCGATGGCGCCGATCTCGGCGTCGAACACCCTCCCGTCGTCACGCGCCATCCGAAAGCGGCCGCGCATCGAGCCGGTTGGCGTGGGAAGCGGGCAGGCGCTGAGGTACTCGAAGCTCTCGCCCGGTTCGAGACGCGGCGTCTCGCCTACGACACCCGGACCGTGAACCTCCCGGACCCTCCCCTCCCCGTCCACGATCGTCCAGTGACGGGTGAGCAGGCGCGCGGCCTCCTCGCCCTCGTTCCGGATCCGGACCCGGTAGACGAAGCAATAGAGTCCGCGCCGCGGCTCCGACCGCTCCGGCGCGTAACGTGCCGACACGCGCACCCGGATCCCCTCCGTGACCGTTTCGGTAGCGGGAATCATCGGCGCTCCGGCGCGCCTGAGGCAGGTGGCACGGCGGGGCGCGCATCCGGGCGGGAAGGAGCGGCCCTTTCGATCATGGCTCGATTGTGCGGCGCCGCCGGGGGGCGGGCAAGCGGCGCGACGGCGGTGCGGCGACCTATGATGGGAGTCCGGGCGCCCGATCGGCCGCCCGCTGGCTCTCCGATGGTGCGTGCGGGTGCGAGGCTCGGATGGTGTCTCGTCGGGGCCGGCCTTGTCGCCGGGGCGGCCTTGGCGGACGCCCAGGTCCGGGATCCCGGTTACCGGTTCGAGATCGACGTCTCCCACGCGGCGAATCTCTTCCACTGGATCGACAACCTGGCCGGGACTTCGGGAGGGAAGACAGTCGCCGCCTATCGCCGCCAGTGGATCCGCCGGGTCGGGCGGCTGACCGCGGCGGACCACGAGGCGCTGGTCGCCTTTCGCCGTGCCCGCATGTGGAACCCGCCGCCACCCGAAGCGCTCCCGCCCGGAAACCCCGGCTGCGTTCCCTTCCGCGAGCCGCATCTGGCCGTCCGGCAGCGCGTGACGGCGGCGGCGCTCGCCGCGCGGAGCCTCACCGACCTGGAGCGCCGCCTGCGCGGGATCCTCCCGCCCGAGCAAGCCGGTGCGATGGTCGACGCGCTGCGGCACTTCCGGCCCGCTTTCGACGAGCGGATCTGGCCGCGGTCCCGCTATCTGTTTCCTTTCGCCCGGTCGCTGCAGCGTTTTCTCGCCCGAGAACGCACGTCGGCCCTCGTCCGCCGTTTCGCCGACTATCTCGGTGCCGACCTGTCGGGTAACGCCGGCGCCCGATTGGGACTCGTCGCCCTCCTCGAGGACGGCCCCACGCATGCCGAGGCCGACGGTTCCGACCTCCTCATCGAGATCCGGCCCGGCGATGTCGCCTCGGACCAGACGCAGGTCGTGTTCCACGAACTGGCCCACGACCTCTTTCGGAGGATCCCGCCGGATCGCCGGGAGCGCCTCGCGCGGGAGTTCTTCGCGCGCGGGCGCCACGGGGCCACCGCCTGGAAGCTCGTCCGGGAGGGCTTGCCCACCGCCCTGGGCCAGGGTGTCGCGCAGCGCAGGCTCGCCCCGTGGGACTTCCGGTTCGAGGCGAGCTGGTACCACGTGCGCGCGGTCGACCTTTTCGCGCACGCGATCTATCGAACCGTCCGCGAGACGCTGGACCATGGCGGGACCGTCGAGGAACGCCTCCCCGACGCCGCGGTGCGATGGGTGTCCCGTTCTCCCTTCCGGCACCTCCCGCCGGCCGCCGCGCTCGACGCGGTGCTGGTCGCCTCGCGGAGGGACGACGTGCCCGCGGTTGCCCCGTTCGCCGCCCGGATCGAGGCGCTCGGAAAGTGGCGCGTCGCCTACGACGAGGAGGAAGGGCGGCGGATTCTCGCCCGCTACGCCTGCGCCCCGCTGGTTCTCTTTCTTCGGGAACGCGATCTGACAGCGCACCGTCCCCTTCTCGAAACCCTGCTGCGCGGCGGCCCACCGCGGGCGCCCGGGTCCGGAGGTCCGGAACTGGTCCCCGGCCGGCGTCCGAGCGGGGCGGCGGCGCTGACGGTGGTGCTTCCGGACGGCGCGGACGCGAGGAAGGCCGCGCTCGCGCTCGCCGCCCTTTCGAACTGGCCCGAAGAGCCGCGCTCGCTCAACCCTCCCCCGGATCCGGACGAGGTCGGCCGGTGAGCCGGAGGGATGGGCCGTCCGGTTCGCCCGCGCGCCACGGTCCGCCGGCGAGATCGCGCGCGACGACCGCCAGCGCCTCGATTCCCGCCGCGGCTCGCGCTGCGTAGAGCACGTGCCCGGCGGGACGGCCGTCCCCGGAGAAAAGCGTCGTGCCGGGGCGAGGGACCTCGCCGCCCGCGTCGAGCGCGGCCCGGACGAGAACACGCTTGACGGTTCCGAGGTGCTGCGTGCGCGCCACGACCTCTTGGCCCGGATAGCAGCCCTTCGAGAAGCTCACCGCGCCCATCCGCTCGAGACCGAGCATCTGAGGCACGAATTGCCCGGCCGTTTCCTCGTGGATCCACGGAAGACCCTCCCGCAGTTCGGCCAGGCGGAAGGTCTCCGGCCCCACCGGTTGGAGATGTCCGAGGAGCGTGTCGCAGATGCGGCGGAATCGTCCGGATGGGACGAAGAGCGTGAACCTCGCCCCCCCTCCGAACGAGCGCGCCACCACCGCCTCCTCTTCCGTCTCGGCACACCGGCCCGGGTCCGGCACGGCTCCCAACACCGCCTCCAGCGCGCCCGCAGCCCCCGGTCCCGCCACCCCGAACGCGTGCCAGCCCCGATCGAGGAACTCGACCCGGGACCGCAGCCGGTAACGCGCGAGTCGCTCGATCAGACCCCGCGCCGCGGAGGCCGGAAGGCGAAGGAGATAGCCGGAAGAGCGGGCTGCGAGCTCGAAAACGGCGACCACTCGGCCGGTGACCGTGCAGCAGGCGGCGAGCAGCGCCCGGTCCGAGCCGGGCGGTGGCACGTCGGTCGGCAGCTGGGCCTGGAGGAACCGGTGGGCGTCGCCCCCGGCGACGTGGATCACTCGGTCGTCCTCCAGCGGGGCGGCGACCGGCTCGCGTTCCATCGCCTCCGCTTCCTTCGCCGCGGTCGAGAAGCGCAGGGCCCCGTCCGGACCCCTCCGCGCCCCTGCGGCGCTCAGCGCCTCGTCCACCTCGCTGCGAGTGTCCCGCATCCCGAACTCCTCCACCGGCGGCGATCATTCCGCCGGTGCGACTTCCGCGATCTCCTCCAGGAGCCGCGCCGCCGCCTCGGCCGGATCGGGCGCGGCGAGCACCGCGCTCCGCACGGCCACGCCGTGAGCTCCCGCCGCGACCGCCTCCCGGACGCGGCCCGGCCCCATCCCGCCGATGGCGAAGACGGGCAGCCCGTCCGCGGCACCCACGATCCGGCGCAGGCCGCCGGTTCCCACCGCCGCGGCCGACGGTTTCGAAGCCGTGGGAAACACCGTCCCGGCCACCAGATAGTCGGGCCTGGAGAAACGCGGGCGCGAGACCTCCGCGGCCGCCGCAGCCGCGGAGTGCACGGCTCGGCCCCACGGGCGCGGCAGGCGGCGCGGGAGCGCCGCCCCTTCCGGGAGGTGCAATCCCGTTCCGAGCCGGGCGGCGAGCGCGGGGCGTCCGTTGAGAAGCAGGACCACCCCCCCGGGGAGCCGATCGAGGAGATCGCACGCCAGCGCGAGGAAGGGCCCGTCCGGCAGGTCTTTCTCCCGGAGCTGGACCATCCGGACGCCGCCGGCCACCGCCGCGAGGACCGTATCGACCAGCGCCCGCCCCGCCGTGGCGCGCCGGTCGGTGACGAGCATCAGGCGTTCCACGCGCGCCTCGGCCGGCCGCCTCGGGGCGGCGTTCAGGAGGAGGCGTGGCCGGAGCTGACGCGGCCCTCCATCGGAGAGGAGGGTTGGGCGTAGCCCCGGCGGGGGATGCGCCCCGCCAGGAAGGCGGCCCGGCCCGCGATCGCCGCGTGACGCATGGCGCGGGCCATGAGGCCCGGCTTTCCGGCCTGGGCCACCGCCGTGTTGACCAGAACTCCGTCGCAGCCCAGCTCGAACGCGATCGCGACGTCGGACGCGGTTCCGACGCCGGCGTCGACGACGACGGGAACCCCCGC
This genomic stretch from Acidobacteriota bacterium harbors:
- the apaG gene encoding Co2+/Mg2+ efflux protein ApaG, giving the protein MIPATETVTEGIRVRVSARYAPERSEPRRGLYCFVYRVRIRNEGEEAARLLTRHWTIVDGEGRVREVHGPGVVGETPRLEPGESFEYLSACPLPTPTGSMRGRFRMARDDGRVFDAEIGAIAFSMPHSLH
- a CDS encoding folate-binding protein, whose translation is MRDTRSEVDEALSAAGARRGPDGALRFSTAAKEAEAMEREPVAAPLEDDRVIHVAGGDAHRFLQAQLPTDVPPPGSDRALLAACCTVTGRVVAVFELAARSSGYLLRLPASAARGLIERLARYRLRSRVEFLDRGWHAFGVAGPGAAGALEAVLGAVPDPGRCAETEEEAVVARSFGGGARFTLFVPSGRFRRICDTLLGHLQPVGPETFRLAELREGLPWIHEETAGQFVPQMLGLERMGAVSFSKGCYPGQEVVARTQHLGTVKRVLVRAALDAGGEVPRPGTTLFSGDGRPAGHVLYAARAAAGIEALAVVARDLAGGPWRAGEPDGPSLRLTGRPRPDPGEG
- a CDS encoding thiamine phosphate synthase gives rise to the protein MERLMLVTDRRATAGRALVDTVLAAVAGGVRMVQLREKDLPDGPFLALACDLLDRLPGGVVLLLNGRPALAARLGTGLHLPEGAALPRRLPRPWGRAVHSAAAAAAEVSRPRFSRPDYLVAGTVFPTASKPSAAAVGTGGLRRIVGAADGLPVFAIGGMGPGRVREAVAAGAHGVAVRSAVLAAPDPAEAAARLLEEIAEVAPAE